In the Halorubrum ruber genome, GTCTCCTGTGCCGAGTGCGGCGCCTGTTCGCGGCCCTTCGATCGCCTCCGGCACAGGGTCGCCGAACGGCTACGCGGCGGGGAACCGAGCGACGACGGGGACGGAGGTGACGAGTCCGCGGAGGAGTCCTGACGGCCGCCGCGACGACGCACGACGGAGATCGCGACGGACGGGGCGCCGAGCCGCCGAACGGCGAGCGGACGCCGGGACCGGCGCGCGGTCGATCCCGCCGCGGGCCGGTCCCCCGCGTCAGTCGACCGACTCCCAGTTCCGGTACAGCGCCACGTCGAACGCGAAGCCGATCCCGCCGATCCCGCCGACGAGCGCGACGAGGGGTGAGATCAGGAGGCGGCTTCGGAGCGCGGCCTCCGATTCGAACGTGAAAGCACATACGAGACAACGTAAGTACGTCGGGCCCGTATCAGGCGTGTTGTCGAGTGCCAATATTCCGCCGGAGCGCGACCGACCGCGACGGCTCGGTCGCCCGTGAGGCGGACGCCGCGAACCGAAATCGCACGACAGAACGAGCTCCCCGTCAGATGTACGACTTCACGTTCACGATAACGTACGAGCCCGGCGCAGACGAGTACGTCGACCTGTTCATCGACCGCAGCTCCCTCCAGTCGGAGGCGACCTACTCGTGTCTCGACCCCTCGGAGCTGTGGAAGCTCGAATCGGTGACCGGCGACGCGGCGGACCTCGCCGCCGTCGACGAGCTCCTCTTAGACGAGTCCGTCGACCGCGAGTCGATCAGCGCGCGGGCCTGTCGCTCGGACCGCACGACGAGCCTGTTGACCGACGAGCGGCGACGGCGAGTGACGTACACGTACGTCTCCGACGTGGACTACTGCGAGTCCGTGCCGCTGATCACGGCGAAGTACGTCGACGGGGGCGTGCTCTTCGAGCAGACGCGGTCCGGCGACACGGTCCGGTGGCGCGTGCTGGTCCAGGACGACTCGAAGATCGGGCTGTTGTACGACACGCTATCCGCGAAGCTCGGCGACGGCCTCTCCTTCTCGTTCGAACACCTGACCGAGGTCGACCACTGGGAGAGCGAGCTGCTCTCCCGGCCGGACGTCCCCGCCGAGCAGCGCGAGACCCTGCTGCTCGCGGTCGAGCGCGGTTACTTCGAGACCCCGCGGGACGTGACGCTCGACGAACTCGCCGCGGAGCTCGGCGAACCCCGCTCGACGGTGTCGTACCGGCTTCGACGCGCGACCGCTGAGTTAGCGAAACGATTCGCGGACCAACAGGCATGACCGACGAATCCCCCACAGACGACGATCGGCGAGAGCCCACGGACGACGACCGACGAGAGCCCACGGACGACGACCGACGAGAGCCCACGAACGACGACCGACGAGAGCCCACGGACGACGACCGGCGGAATCCCACGAACAACGATCGGCGAGAGCCCACGGACGCGTCGACGGGCGGCCGATACCCGACGGACGTGCTCGTTGACGCCGACTGGGTGAACGCCCGGCTCGACCGGTTCGCTTCCGACGCGGCCGACCTGCGGCTGCTCGAAGTCGACGTCAACGCCTCGTTTTACGAGGAGGGACACGCGCCCGGGGCCGTCGGCGTCGACTGGCGGACCGACCTCCGGTCGGCGGAGGCACACGACATCCTCTCGCCGGCGGAGATGACCGCCTTCCTCGAATCGAGCGGGATCGCCGAGGAGACGACCGTCGTCATCTACGGCGACAACCGGAACTGGTTCGCGGCCCACCTCTACTGGCAGCTCGCCTACTACGGCCATCCGGACGTCCGGATCATGGACGGCGGCCGCGAGTACTGGCTGGAACGCGGCTACCCGACCACGACGGAGCCGGCAGATCCACCGGACGTGACGTACGGCGACGCGCCCGACGCGCCGGCGAGGCCGGAGGTGCGGGCGTCTCGCGCGGACGTGCGGGCGGCGCTCGACACCGACACGGAGTTCGTCGACGTGCGGCTGCCCGAGGAGTTCCGCGGAGAGATCACGAAGCCGCCCGGCAGCGACGAGGGGGCGATGCGGGGCGGCCACGTCCCCGGGGCGACGAACGTGTTCTGGGCCGAGAACGTCCGTCCAGACGGCCTGTTCAAGTCGCGCGAGGAGCTCGCGGACGTGTACGAGTCGCGGGGCATCGCCCCCGGTGACGACGTGATCGTCTACTGTCGGATCGGGGAGCGGTCGTCGGTCACGTGGTTCGTCCTCGAGGAGTTGCTCGGGTACGAATGCGTGCGACACTACGACGGCTCCTGGACCGAGTGGGGGAACATGATCGGCGTCCCGATCGAGGTCGGCGAGCCCGACGGCGGCTAGCCGACGCCCCGCAGCCAACCGGGGGCGACGCCGGCCGTTGTCCTGCGACAAACGGAGACTCTAGCCGCTGTGCGCCCAAGCGACGACGATGAGCGCGTCTCACGTCGAACCGAGGGCGAACGGCACAGGAGGCCGGTACGGAGACCGGCGAAGCGAACCCGCATCGCCGGGCGTTCGCGATGAGTGACGCCGGGTCGAAGCGCGAGGAGTCGCAGTTCGTCGGGCGGCTCCTCGACGCGCTGAGCGAGGAGACGAACCGGACGATCCTGTCCGCGCTCGACGAGCCGACCTCGGTCGCGGACCTCGTCGAGCGGTGCGACATCCCGATGTCGACGGTGTACCGGCGCTTGGACACGCTCAGGGAGTTGGACCTGGTGACGGAACACGTCTCGATAGACGCCGAGAAGGGCCGGTACCGACGCTACGAGCGGAACGTGAGCCGCGTCTCGGTCACCGTCGACGAGAGCGGCCGGCTCAGAGCCCGGGTCGAACGCCCGAACGGCGAGCCCGACGAAGCGGTGACGGGAGGGCCGCCGGGGCGGTAGCGACGCCCGCGATCGGGGGTCGTTCGCCTGGACCGCCCCGGGTGGGGGGGACGCGCCGTGCCGCCGTGGCGGGCCTCCGTCTCTCCGCCCTCTTTTTATTCCGGGGGCGTATAGGGCGGACGATGACCGGGAAACCGACGGTCGGGGAGTACATGACCCGCGAGGTGGAGACGGTCAGCCCGGACGAGACGGTGGCGACCGTCGCGCGCCGCATGGCCGACAGCGACGGACACAACGGGTTCCCAGTCACGCAGGGCCGCACCGTCGAGGGGTTCGTCTCGGCCGGGGACCTGTTGCTCGCGGACGACGACGCCCCCGTGTTCACGGTGATGACGGAGAACCTGATCGTCGCGCACCCGGACATGAAGGTGACCGACGCGGCGCGCGTAATCCTCCGCTCCGGCATCCAGCGGCTCCCGGTCGTCGACGACGCCGACAACCTCGTCGGGATCATCTCGAACACCGACGTGGTCCGCTCGCAGATCGAGCGCGCGACGCCCGGCAAGGTCGGGAAGCTAATGCGAACCCTCTCGCAGATCCACGGCGTCGAGCTCGACGAGGAGCGCCGCGAGGTCGCCATCGCGGACCTGACGCCGACGCAGGCGCGGGTGTACGCCGACGAGCTGGAGGGCCGGCAGTACGAGCTCGAACACGGGCTCGCCGAGCCCCTCGTCGTCATCGACAACGGCGGCACCCTCTACCTGGCCGATGGCCACCACCGGGCGATGGCCGCGCGCAAGGCCGGCATCGAGACGATGGACGCGTACGTGATCGTCCCCCGGACCCCGGTCGATCTGGGGATGGCGAAGACCGCGGAGAAGGAGGGGCTCCGCGTCGTCGGCGACATCGAGGTCGTCGACTACGCGCGACACCCCCTCGTGGAGACGACGAAGCGGCTTCAGTAAGCGGGACCGACGGCGACCGCCTCACTCCGACCACCTGCCTCGATCGGGCTATCCGCGCCGACCGCCATAATTCGTGGTCTTCGCAGACACATTTTTATGAGCAGACAAGAAAGAGGGCGTATGGGACGAATCCGAAACTCGTTGAGCAGAGCGAAGTACGCGGCCGTCGGCGCCGCGGTGGGCGCCGCGGTCGGCGGGCTGTGGAGCCGGAACGCGGCCAGCACGGGCGGCGCGCTCGGCGGGCTGGCGGGCGCCACCCTCGCCGAACTGAAGTCGGGCGCCGGCGGCGTGTTCGCCGATAAAGCGGACGACGCCGACGGGGACGAGGACGACCTCGAGGCCGACGCGGCGGCGTGAGCGACGCCGTAGCGTGACGGGTGAGCGAGCGGTCCCCGCTCGCATCGGGAACGTCTATACCGCCGGGGCGAGTAGCCGCCGGCAATGAGCGACACCGACGCCGGACCGGACGCGAACGCGGCGTCCGACGGCGGTGATGGCTGGTTCGAGGCGCTGCCGTCGGACGCGACCGACGACAGTGACACCGACACCGAGAGCGGCGACGCCGCGACCGCGGCGGCCGCGGCGCGGGTGCGCGACGGGAGCGCCGCGTCGCCCGCCGACTGGCCCGCGCGCGCCGTCGAGTCCGGGTTCGCGGACGACGCCGACGAGTACTACGACCGACTCAAGGCCGCGACGACGCGCGCGACCCGCGAGGCGGTCCGCGAGCGGGAGCGCGCCGACGACGCGCAGCTGATCCACGCGATCCGGGCGATGGACGACACCGAGCGCGTCGCAAACGAGCTCGCCGAGCGTTCCGTCGAGTGGGCGGGTAGCCTCTTCGACGACGTCGGCTCCGGCGTCGACGGCGCGCGAGAGATCGCGGCCCGAGAGCCCGAGAGCGAGGTCGAGCGGCGGGCGGTCTCCCTCGCCGAGCGCGCCGCCGACCTCGACGACGAGCGCGCCGAACTCGCGGAGACGATCGCTCGGATCGCGCCCGCGGTCGCCCCGAACCTCACCGAGATGGCCGGGCCGGAGCTCGCCGCGCGGTTGATCGCGCTCGCGGGCGGGTTAGAGTCGCTCGCGAAGAAGCCGTCCGGCACGGTTCAGGTACTCGGCGCCGAGGACGCGCTGTTCGCGCACCTCTCGGGACGGGCGCCCTCGCCGAAGCACGGGATCATCTACACTCACGAGTTCGTCCGCGGCACGCGGCCGGAGGACCGCGGCTCCGCGGCGCGGGCGCTTGCCGGGAAGCTGACGCTCGCGGCGCGCGCCGACCACTACGCCGGCGAACGACGGGCACAGCTCCACGACGACCTCCGCGAGCGGATGGCGACGATTCGGGCGCGTGCGGACGACGGGACGAGCGAGGGCGGCGACGACGGCGAAGCGGCGAGCGACGACGGAGCCGGCGGCGCGGCGAGCGACGGAGGGGCCGACGATGAGTGAGTCGACCCTTCCCGACGGGGTCGAGCGCCGCGAGTTCGACGGCGAGCGGCGGCTCGCGACCCGCGGCGAGCCGGTGTACGGCGAGCCGACCGCCGACGGCTGGCGCGCGTGGGACCCCGAGCGTTCGAAGCTCGGCGGCATGCTCGAACTCGGGATAGAGACCGGGCTCTCCGGCGGGGAGACGGTCCTCTACCTCGGCGCCGCGAGCGGCACGACGGTCAGCCACGTCGCCGACTTCGCGGGCCCGACCTACGCCGTCGAGTTCGCCCCGCGACCGGCGCGCGACCTGCTCGACGCCGCCGCGCCGCGCGACCGCCTGTTCCCGCTGCTCAAGGACGCGCGGAAGCCGGCGACGTACGCGCACGTCGTCGAGGCCGACGTCGACGCGGTCGTTCAGGACGTGGCCACGCGCGGTCAGGCCGACGTGGCCGTCCGCAACGCGCAGTTCCTCGCCGACGACGGGCGGCTGCTGCTCGCGATCAAGGCGCGCAGCGAGGACGTGACCGCGGAGCCGGACACGGTGTTCGAGGGCGCGCTCGACCGGCTCCGGGAGGCGTACGAGATCCTGGAGACGCGGCGGCTCGACCGGTACCACGAGGACCACCTCGGCGTGGTGGCGACGCCGAAGTAGTCGCTCCGCGGCGGCCGGTCACGCCGCCGGTTCGAACAGGTCCTCGACGCGGCAGTCGAAGTGGTCGGCGAGGGCGAAGGCGAGCTCCAGCGACGGGTCGTAGCGCTCGCGTTCGATCGCGTTGATCGTCTGGCGAGTGACGCCGACCGCGGCGGCGAGGTCGGCTTGGCTCTCGCCGGTCTCGGCGCGCCGCTCGCGGAGGTCGTTCTTCATGCGCGATACTTGTAGTAGCCCACGAACACGCCGTACAGGGCGTATATCGCAAACAGCGTCCACGTCGCGCCGTAGAACTCGCCCGGGAGCGTGACGATGCCGCTCTCCTGAAGTACGAGGCCGCCGGGCAGGCCGAGGATGAAGAGGTACGCGAAGGTCTTCATCGTCCGCTGGCTCGCCTTGCGATCGATGGTCGTGTCGCGCTCGTCGTACAGCGTCACGGGGCTGAACCGCTGGACGAGCCCCATCCCGATGCCGCCGGCCCAGTAGAAGGCGACACCGAGGACGAACCGATCGAGCGCCATCGAGATCCACAGCGCGGCGATGCCGGCGCCGAGTAGTCCGTAGGCGATTCGCTTGTACCGTTTCCGCTCGGAGGGCCGTATCGTCGCGGAGGCGTTGTGTTCGCTCATGGGAGGGGTAAAGCGGGCGCGAACCGAGTGTAAAGCTCGCTTTACAGTAAAGGACACTTTACGTTTGATAATAAAGCTGTCGCCGTTGAAGGTGCTCATAGGGAAACGTGTCGAGAGGACTCAAAACCGCAATTTACCGCCTTTTCACCACGACGGCGGCGAGAAGCCGGCGTCTTCGAGGATGGGTTTCCACCGCTTCTGGACCGAGAGCCGGGAGACGTCCATCGCGTCGGCGACCGCGGACTGCGAGCGCTCGTCGCCGCGGATCAGCCCGGCGGCGTAGAGGCTGGCGGCGGCCGCGACGCGCTTCCCGCGCTCGTCGTCGGGGGCGCGCGAGAGGAACAGGTCGACCGCGGTCGAGCGCGTCTCGTCGTCGAGGTCGAGCGAGACGCACGCCTCGTCGAGCAGCTCGATCCACCTCTCGTTGTCGACCCGGTCGCTCGCCCGGTACACGCGCTCGGGTAGTCGAGCGAGCTATATAAACGACCGCGTCCGCCGGCCGCGAAGTCGGCCGCCGTCGCCGCCCCCGAAGCCGCCCGCGGTCGCCGGTCTCAAGTCGCCCGCGCACGTAGCGCGCGTATGTCGACGCAGACGTGGGACGAGACGCGGGTCCGGGCGCTTCACGACGACCTCGTCGCGCTGTACGAGCCGGTCGACCGCGTCGCCGAGCACGGCGCGGACCCGACCGCGGAGCCGGGCGAGGGCGTCAGGCAACTGGTGACGACGATCCTCTCGCAGAACGTCGCCGACGAGAACACCCGCCGCGCGTCGGAGGCGCTGTTCGAGCGGTACGCCGACTTCGCGGCGATCGAGGCCGCCGACCACGACGAGCTTGCCGAGACGATCCGCGTCGCGGGGCTCCCAGACCAGAAGGCCGCGCGGATCCAGCGCGCGCTGACCGCGATCCGCGAGGAGACCGGCGGCGCGTACTCGCTGGCGTTCCTCGACGCGATGGCGACCGACGACGCGAAGGCGTGGCTCACCGAGATCAAAGGCGTCGGCCCGAAGACCGCCAGCGTCGTGTTGAACTTCCACTTCGGGAAGCCGACGATGGCGGTCGACACCCACGTCGAGCGCGTCTCGAAGCGGTTCGGACTCGTCCAGGAGTCCGCGTCGAACGAGCGCGCCCACGAGGTGTTAGACGAGCAGGTCCCGGACGAGCTGATCTACCCGCTTCACGTCCTCCTGATTCGGCACGGGCGAGAGCACTGTTCGGCCCGCGGGGCCGACTGCGACAACCCCGTCTGTGACGAGTACTGCGACTGCGAGTACTGCTGATACGATGGAGCGGGATCGGTCGGTGGTGGTTCGTGAGCGAGCGGTGACACGAACTCGGTAGCGGAGACCGCCAAAGCCCCGGCCGGGAAGCGGGCGTACGCTCGCTGCGCTACTCACTCGGTCGGTCACTCCGTTCGCTCCCTCGCTCCGGTGCTTTCGTCGCCTACGCCCGCTTCCCGGCCGCCCCTTTGAGTCCCACCCCTCCGGAAGACGGTCCTGCTCGCTCACTCCGTTCGCTGCGCGGGCTGCGACTTCCGTGCTCCCGCTCGCTTCGCTCGCGGGAACGCACAGCACCGCACCTCACGCCTCCCCAGCCTCGTCGCTGGCGGCGCCAGCCGCCAGCGACTCCCTCGCGCGTGCTGCTCGGCCGCAAAGCGGCCTCGCAGGCACGCGCCACCCCATTATGAATCGCGTCGCTGCTGTCGGTTCGTCAGGTTCTTGAGTCGGCTTCGCGTACGCTGGTTTGCGCGCGGGTTGCCGAGCCAGGCCAAAGGCGTAGCGCTTAGGACGCATCCATAAATGGCCTGATACATTCGATACGGCTCGCGCACACAATCGCGCCCTCGTCTTGTGGTTTTGCTTGTGTAAGCACTATGACCGCAAGCAATCACGAACGCTACTCTGTTGAAATTGAGGGCGGTCGATCCCTCAATTTAGTCCCCTCAAAGAACGCCGAACAGCTCAATGAACAGCAACTGGTTGATTATGCGGAGCTCCGTCGGAGGTTTGTCAAATGGCTTCGAGAGCGGGCGAAGAACCCCGAGAAGTTGGAGGGATACAGCGACTATACAGTGTACGAGACCGCTTACAAATGCGCTCGATTCGACCGGTGGGTTTGGGGCGAGGAAAAGCGATATACACACCCGCCGACGACCAAGCACGCGGACCGGTACATCGACGACGTCGTCTCATACTGGGATGTCGGGAATAGCACGAAAGGGAAAACGGAAGAGGCTCTCGCCCGATACTACCGCTGGCTAGCAGAGACGACACACGTCGATGTATGGGACCACGAGCAGCGTTTCAACAGTGGCGGAGGCGATGCTCCGCGTGACTACCTAACCCGCCGAGAACGACGTCTAGTCCGCGAGACGGCGCTCGATGCTGGCGGTTGGAAAATCCCAGCGATCGTGTGTGTAAGTCTCGATGCCGCGCTCCGCCCGGTCGAAGTTGCTCGCGCCACGACTGAGTGGTGCGACATTGTCAACGCAATGCTCAGGATACCACGCGAGGACAGCTCGAAAAACACAGACAACTGGCGCACGAGTCTGACGACACGATCGGCAACAGTGCTAGATCACTGGTTAGACGAGCGCAAGACCATTGAGATGTACGACGGACGCGAGGAGCTCTGGCTTACTCGGGAGGGGTCCACGTACGGCAGTCGGTCGCTGGCCCGCTTACTCCGACGACTCTGTGATCAGGCTGGCATCGACAGCGGCGCGCGGTCGATGACCTGGTACTCGCTGAGGCACTCAACGGGCACCTATATGACTGCCGAGCGAGACCTCGCAGCGACCAAAGCCCAGCTGCGACATCAGTCGGCACAGACGACGCTCAAGTACGATCAGGTCCCACCGGACCAACGACGAGACGTGCTCGATAAAATGTAGGTTCGAGTAAGGGAATTCCGGAAACACCCCCTCTCAAAATTTTGGCTCTGTTGAAATCCTTAGAAAGGGTTACATCCTGAACGGGGGTGGTCAGTACAGAAGGAATACTTAATGCTTCACAGTCAGGTTTCAGTTCTCAGTCACCGTGATCGCATATTCGTAGTCATGTGAATTCCGATCGTCAATCGTTTCCCTAACGCTGAAACCGTATTCGTAGGTGCCGGTTTCGGCATCAGGATCAACCTGAACTGGCACATCTACCGTCACACGTGTACAGTCATCCCATATCCAAATTGGCGGGCACGAATCAAGTTGAGCATCTATCGCTGGTGAGGTGTCGACATCCCCAAATCTGACTGGCGCATCCGTGGTACCGCATGAATACAACCGTGAGTCGAACGAGAACCCAGTAATGCCGTCTACCTGTATCTTGAAGGCTTCCGAGTCACCCGGTGTGAGTTCCAATTCCTCCACTTGTACGTCCGGTGGCCAGCTATCCTCTCCCGTACAAGACGGACTACTGCCAAGGCATCCGCCCAAAACTACGGATGCCGTGGGTACGGTTCCGGCGAGGAATTGGCGTCTTTTCATTAGTTTAGAATGACTTGACTGAGAATAAGTGCTTTCGGATGAAGTAGATTCCAAAACGAACAGGTACTCTATGACTGTACTCAGTAAGCACCCTTCACCGACCAGCTGTTTCAGACGAGAAGATGTCTAAAGAATAGGATTTCAACAGAGCTATAGAACCTAACGTACTATTGCTAGTGATTATAACACAACACAATAACCAATGCCGTGCCCCGATTGTGACCACACTCTCGCGTACCACTCCCGAAAAGAACGGTTGTTCTGCCCGGACTGTCTCAATCTTCCTGTCGCGGATAATGACCGCGTCAAGCAGAAAGCATCCTACATCCAAGACAACTACCTAAACCACCCGGAACTCCTCCAACTCCTCGAAGAATTCGGTAGCGTACACGTAATCGCATCGCTGCTGAACGAAATGAACGGAGGGGCACACGGCATGATGACCGAGAATCGAATGCCGTTCAAGAAATTCCTGTACGCGACACCATTACTGAAAAACGTGTACGAAGGAGCTGACGCGTTTGAAAAGTACTTTGACCCGAACGACACCGACGTTCAGGAAACCGTCGACGAACGGGTAGACGCGTTACTCCGCGCGGACACGGTACTCATACCGATTCTAAACCAAATTCAAGAGGATTTCGTCGTAACGATCGAGCAAACACCCGGGATTGGTGATTGGTTGGATTTCTACGGAAACCACGATTTCCTACATTCAGAGTACTGGTTTTGCTCAGAGAGGTGTATGCGAGCGACACTCGCAGCACGAACCAGTATCGCTGAAGATTTCCTCGAACAACAGGAACTCTTCCGATCGTTCGATAAACCCGCGAAAGACGACATCGAAACAGTACGTGACTACGGTGATTTCTGGTATGGATTTATTGTTAGTCTCGGATTCGCTGCAACGCTCGAAGACACAACAAAGAATGCGCTCACGACCGATTTCCCGGACGAGGTCACGATATTCGACATCGAAGAATTCCGCAATTGTATAGACCAGGTCTTGGAACAAGAACTGACAGCACGGACTGAACAAGATTATCGTCCGATTTCACTTGATGAGGATGATTTCGATACGTGCGGCGAGCACGTGTTCGGTGATGACTGGGGCAAGGTGAAAGACTGTATTTTAGTGACTGAATCGAACTTGGACGCGCACCCGTTGTACTTCCGGATCGAAGGACGTCAAGAGATGAAACTCCCGAATTGGCGAGCTAGTCGCCCAGTCCCAGTGTCTTTCATCTTGTACCCGGATTACTACACGATCCTGTTAGAACGGCAAATCTATCCTTTGCTGAAAAACGGTGATGAACCGCACAGCCGGGAAATCCTCTCTGACTTGACTGCGAAACGCGGACATGAATTTGAACGGTACGTGTACGAGTATTTGAACGAGGCAGTCGATGAAGCGTGGTTCAGCTGTAAAACCGCGAAGCAGAACGGGAACGAAGTGGATGTCGTGTTCGTCCACGATGGAACGGTGTATTTCGTGGAAGTGAAGTTCGTTCTCCCGACGTTAAATATGCTGTCTCAACGCGGCATTCAGGACGTGAACGAGAAATTTGACGGGTTGATTTTCAACGAAGAGAGTGATGATGGGGGGAAACCGTTCCCGGAGAAAGTTGATGCGTGGCGGAGTGTGGACGCAGGAGCAGACGTGATACATACCCCCAGCACAAATAAAGATAATCGGCAATGGATCAGTGTTCCCGACGAGTGGCGTGAGTTGGAGTACGAGATGCTAGTTGTGTCGAATTTCGTACCATCGTACCTAAAAAAGCAAGAGGTTCGGTTCCTTACTGATTTGGAGTTATACCAGTGGATTGAGAACGGTGATGATGTCTTCTACGACATACTGAACTAGCACCATCGGCTCTGTTGAAACCCTATTCTTCGGACATATTATCGACTGAAGCAGCCGGTCGATTAGAGCTGTGTATTGTCGATTAAATATATGAGTTTACTCCATAAAAGGACCATATGAGAATTCTGTGGCAGGTCGGATACGTCATTGCTGTAGCGCTTGGTCTGGCCTATGTTCTCCTTCCGAAGAGAATTCACACGTTTGGATTTGAGCTCCTTCGACGTCCATCATCTGACCAATCTGAGGAGTCCAACACCCCTGTCTGGCTTTATCGCGGATTAGGTGTGCTATTTTTATTCATCGGCGTAACAGGATTCCTCTAAGAGGCAGGTCATCTGTACTGAACGATTTGTGAGTCCCGGCTCTGTTAAAATCCTGTTCTTCAGACAAATTCTCACCTGAAACAGCCGATCGATGAGAGCTGCGCGTCTATCACGCGCTATCAAGACATCGTCACCTTACAGATTCATAAAGTATTACCCTGGCCCCCGGGACGGTCCAATATGGCTGTCTCGACGACATCTCCTCTCTTTCTGCTCTATGTTGGTCTCTTCGTCGTGGCTGCATTGGCCTGTTTTATAAGTCTCACACGCCTTCAACGTATCACAAATGCTGATACCCGACGGGGATTGTGGGCACTCCTCCTGACGAGCGGCGGGTGGGCGACCGCTCACGTCGGATTTCTCGTCTCACCAACGATATCACTCAAACTCGCGTGGTATACGTTCGGGCTCGTGCTGGGACTCGCAGCTGTCGGCGCATGGCTCTACTTCTGTTCAGCGTATACTGGTCGGACCTACCATCGAAATCCGACATACCGTCGCCTTGCTATCGCCGTCTACATCGTACTTGTCGCGGTGAAGGTCACCAATCCTCTCCACCAAGGATACTTCACGACGACAGCCGTCGCCACCCCGTTCCCTCATCTGTCCGTGTACACAGGGCCGCTACATTGGACTGCAATGGGGCTCTCGTATGCACTCGCCTTTGTCGGCTATTTCATGCTGTTGGAACTGTTCACCGAGATCGATCTCGACACACGAGCGCTCCTCGCTCTCGTTGGAATCACCGGCCTGCCTGTCGTGTTCGATATCATCGGGTACACCACGCCCTACCTCATC is a window encoding:
- a CDS encoding DUF2178 domain-containing protein, yielding MSEHNASATIRPSERKRYKRIAYGLLGAGIAALWISMALDRFVLGVAFYWAGGIGMGLVQRFSPVTLYDERDTTIDRKASQRTMKTFAYLFILGLPGGLVLQESGIVTLPGEFYGATWTLFAIYALYGVFVGYYKYRA
- a CDS encoding helix-turn-helix domain-containing protein → MYDFTFTITYEPGADEYVDLFIDRSSLQSEATYSCLDPSELWKLESVTGDAADLAAVDELLLDESVDRESISARACRSDRTTSLLTDERRRRVTYTYVSDVDYCESVPLITAKYVDGGVLFEQTRSGDTVRWRVLVQDDSKIGLLYDTLSAKLGDGLSFSFEHLTEVDHWESELLSRPDVPAEQRETLLLAVERGYFETPRDVTLDELAAELGEPRSTVSYRLRRATAELAKRFADQQA
- a CDS encoding glycine zipper domain-containing protein; amino-acid sequence: MGRIRNSLSRAKYAAVGAAVGAAVGGLWSRNAASTGGALGGLAGATLAELKSGAGGVFADKADDADGDEDDLEADAAA
- a CDS encoding endonuclease III domain-containing protein is translated as MSTQTWDETRVRALHDDLVALYEPVDRVAEHGADPTAEPGEGVRQLVTTILSQNVADENTRRASEALFERYADFAAIEAADHDELAETIRVAGLPDQKAARIQRALTAIREETGGAYSLAFLDAMATDDAKAWLTEIKGVGPKTASVVLNFHFGKPTMAVDTHVERVSKRFGLVQESASNERAHEVLDEQVPDELIYPLHVLLIRHGREHCSARGADCDNPVCDEYCDCEYC
- a CDS encoding CBS domain-containing protein, encoding MTGKPTVGEYMTREVETVSPDETVATVARRMADSDGHNGFPVTQGRTVEGFVSAGDLLLADDDAPVFTVMTENLIVAHPDMKVTDAARVILRSGIQRLPVVDDADNLVGIISNTDVVRSQIERATPGKVGKLMRTLSQIHGVELDEERREVAIADLTPTQARVYADELEGRQYELEHGLAEPLVVIDNGGTLYLADGHHRAMAARKAGIETMDAYVIVPRTPVDLGMAKTAEKEGLRVVGDIEVVDYARHPLVETTKRLQ
- a CDS encoding helix-turn-helix domain-containing protein; this encodes MSDAGSKREESQFVGRLLDALSEETNRTILSALDEPTSVADLVERCDIPMSTVYRRLDTLRELDLVTEHVSIDAEKGRYRRYERNVSRVSVTVDESGRLRARVERPNGEPDEAVTGGPPGR
- a CDS encoding sulfurtransferase, whose translation is MTDESPTDDDRREPTDDDRREPTDDDRREPTNDDRREPTDDDRRNPTNNDRREPTDASTGGRYPTDVLVDADWVNARLDRFASDAADLRLLEVDVNASFYEEGHAPGAVGVDWRTDLRSAEAHDILSPAEMTAFLESSGIAEETTVVIYGDNRNWFAAHLYWQLAYYGHPDVRIMDGGREYWLERGYPTTTEPADPPDVTYGDAPDAPARPEVRASRADVRAALDTDTEFVDVRLPEEFRGEITKPPGSDEGAMRGGHVPGATNVFWAENVRPDGLFKSREELADVYESRGIAPGDDVIVYCRIGERSSVTWFVLEELLGYECVRHYDGSWTEWGNMIGVPIEVGEPDGG
- a CDS encoding helix-turn-helix transcriptional regulator, which produces MKNDLRERRAETGESQADLAAAVGVTRQTINAIERERYDPSLELAFALADHFDCRVEDLFEPAA
- a CDS encoding tyrosine-type recombinase/integrase translates to MTASNHERYSVEIEGGRSLNLVPSKNAEQLNEQQLVDYAELRRRFVKWLRERAKNPEKLEGYSDYTVYETAYKCARFDRWVWGEEKRYTHPPTTKHADRYIDDVVSYWDVGNSTKGKTEEALARYYRWLAETTHVDVWDHEQRFNSGGGDAPRDYLTRRERRLVRETALDAGGWKIPAIVCVSLDAALRPVEVARATTEWCDIVNAMLRIPREDSSKNTDNWRTSLTTRSATVLDHWLDERKTIEMYDGREELWLTREGSTYGSRSLARLLRRLCDQAGIDSGARSMTWYSLRHSTGTYMTAERDLAATKAQLRHQSAQTTLKYDQVPPDQRRDVLDKM
- a CDS encoding fibrillarin-like rRNA/tRNA 2'-O-methyltransferase; translated protein: MSESTLPDGVERREFDGERRLATRGEPVYGEPTADGWRAWDPERSKLGGMLELGIETGLSGGETVLYLGAASGTTVSHVADFAGPTYAVEFAPRPARDLLDAAAPRDRLFPLLKDARKPATYAHVVEADVDAVVQDVATRGQADVAVRNAQFLADDGRLLLAIKARSEDVTAEPDTVFEGALDRLREAYEILETRRLDRYHEDHLGVVATPK
- a CDS encoding NOP5/NOP56 family protein produces the protein MSDTDAGPDANAASDGGDGWFEALPSDATDDSDTDTESGDAATAAAAARVRDGSAASPADWPARAVESGFADDADEYYDRLKAATTRATREAVRERERADDAQLIHAIRAMDDTERVANELAERSVEWAGSLFDDVGSGVDGAREIAAREPESEVERRAVSLAERAADLDDERAELAETIARIAPAVAPNLTEMAGPELAARLIALAGGLESLAKKPSGTVQVLGAEDALFAHLSGRAPSPKHGIIYTHEFVRGTRPEDRGSAARALAGKLTLAARADHYAGERRAQLHDDLRERMATIRARADDGTSEGGDDGEAASDDGAGGAASDGGADDE